Proteins encoded together in one Centropristis striata isolate RG_2023a ecotype Rhode Island chromosome 6, C.striata_1.0, whole genome shotgun sequence window:
- the LOC131973366 gene encoding tripartite motif-containing protein 16-like, whose protein sequence is MAQKGAQLDRETFSCSICLDLLKDPVATSCGHSYCMKCIKTHWDEEDEKETYSCPECRQTFTPRPVLLKNTMLAVLVDELKKTGLPAAPADLCYAGPEDVACDVCTGRKLKALKSCLTCLVSYCEKHLQPHYESPRFKKHKLVEPSEKLQENICSRHDEVMKMFCRTDQKSICYLCSVDEHKGHDTVSAAAERTEKQKELEVSRQNIQQRIQDREKDVKLLQQEVQNINRSADKTVEDGEKMFTKLIRLLEKRSSEVKQQVRSQQETEVSRVKELEEKLQQEIRELKRKDAELKNLSHTEDHNQFLHSYPSLSALSESTSSIQIRPLRYFEDVTAAVSEVRDKLQDVLREEWTKLSLTLTEVDVLLSDSPAEPRTRAGFLKYSCEITLDPNTACTWLLLYTCTCTLSEGNRKATFMSNHQSYPSHPDRFTKWSQVLSRESLTGRCYWEVEWRGSGVYVAASYKNISRGSDDSRFGCNDKSWSLECSNNGYKFFYNKINTPVSGPHSSRVGVYLDHRAGILSFYSVSDTMTLLHRVQTTFTQPLYAGLWPYLSYGDTAEFCKLK, encoded by the coding sequence atggcgcAGAAAGGAGCTCAGCTGGACCGGGAAACTTTCTCTTGttccatctgtctggatctactgaaggatccgGTGGCTACTTCTTGTGGACACAGCTACTGTATGAAGTGTATTAAAACACACTGGGATGAAGAGGATGAGAAGGAAACCTACAGCTGCCCTGAGTGCAGACAGACGTTCACTCCGAGGCCTGTCCtgctgaaaaacaccatgttagcagTTTTAGTGGATGAGCTGAAGAAGACCGGACTcccagctgctcctgctgatctCTGCTATGCTGGACCAGAagatgtggcctgtgatgtCTGCACTGGCAGAAAACTGAAAGCCCTCAagtcctgtctcacctgtctggtCTCTTACTGTGAGAAACACCTTCAGCCTCATTATGAATCACCGAGATTTAagaaacacaagctggtggagccctccgagaagctgcaggagaacatctgctctcgtcacgatgaggtgatgaagatgttctGCCGTACAGATCAGAAGTCcatctgttatctctgctctgtggatgaacataaaggccacgacacggtctcagctgcagcagaacggacggagaagcagaaagagctggaggtgagtcgacaaaacatccagcagagaatccaggacagagagaaagatgtgaagctgcttcaacaggaggtgcagaacatcaatCGCTCCGCTGATAAAACAGTGGAGGACGGTGAGAAGATGTTCACTAAGCTGATCCGTCTCTTGGAGAAAAGAAGCTCCgaggtgaagcagcaggtcagatcccagcaggaaactgaagtgAGTCGAGTCAAAGAGCttgaggagaagctgcagcaggagatcagagagctgaagaggaaagacgcTGAGCTGAAgaatctctcacacacagaggaccacaaccagtttctgcacagctacccctcactgtcagcactcagTGAGTCTACATCCAGCATCCAGATCCGTCCTCTGCGCTACTTTGAGGACGTGACAGCGGCTGTGTCAGAAGTCAGAGACAAACTACAGGACGTCCTGAGAGAGGAATGGACAAAGCTCTCACTGACACTgactgaagtggatgttttactgtcagattcaCCAGCAGAGCCCAGGACCAGAGCTGGattcttaaaatattcatgtgagatcacactggatccaaacacagcatGCACATGGCTGTTATTGTACACATGCACATGTACATTATCTGAGGggaacagaaaagcaacatTCATGAGTAATCATCAGTCTTATCCAAGTCACCCAGACAGATTCACTAAATGGTCTCAGGTCCTgagtagagagagtctgactggacgatgttactgggaggtggagtggagaGGGAGTGGAGTTTATGTAGCAGCTTCATACAAGAATATCAGCAGAGGGTCGGATGACTCTAGATTTGGATGCAATGACAAATCTTGGTCTTTAGAATGTTCCAACAACGGATATAAATTTTTCTACAACAAGATCAACACTCCTGTCTCAGGTCCTCACTCCTCCAGAGTGggagtgtacctggatcacagagcaggtattctgtccttctacagcgtctctgaCACCATGactctcctccacagagtccagaccacgttCACTCAGCCGCTCTATGCTGGACTTTGGCCTTATCTCAGTTATGGAGACActgctgagttctgtaaactcaaataa